A portion of the Megalobrama amblycephala isolate DHTTF-2021 linkage group LG23, ASM1881202v1, whole genome shotgun sequence genome contains these proteins:
- the pttg1 gene encoding securin: MDTMIYLDQENGRLTTPAIKSRQNRLHSAPDQCLRTPLTGKPRLGAPLQSSRKALGVINKVVATPAASHKAEEKTKPAEAKCKVLAQPAGEELPEIEKCFPYNPSEFETYSVPDELYLSRFSLAGLVKQTWPAASPVEELIMDPCLPLSPVKMPSAVGYADEMEAFLQTINELTVDLPPESEF; encoded by the exons ATGGACACCATGATTTACCTTGATCAGGAGAACGGCAGACTGACCACTCCAGCCATCAAATCTCGCCAGAACAGACTGCACTCAGCTCCAG ATCAGTGCTTGAGAACACCTCTGACAGGAAAGCCTCGTCTTGGAGCTCCACTGCAATCCAGCCGAAAAGCTTTGGGAGTCATAAATAAGGTTGTTGCCACTCCAGCAGCTTCTCATAAAGCAGAGGAGAAGACTAAACCTGCCGAAGCCAAG TGTAAGGTGCTTGCTCAGCCTGCTGGTGAGGAGTTGCCAGAGATTGAGAAGTGCTTCCCATACAATCCAAGCG AGTTTGAGACCTACAGTGTTCCAGATGAACTGTACCTCAGTCGCTTCTCTCTGGCTGGTTTGGTTAAACAGACTTGGCCGGCTGCTTCACCTGTGGAAGAGCTTATTATGGATCCGTGTTTGCCACTCTCACCTGTAAAGATGCCCAGTG CAGTGGGATATGCTGATGAAATGGAGGCCTTCCTACAGACGATAAATGAGCTGACTGTTGACTTGCCCCCTGAGAGTGAAttctaa